The Haemorhous mexicanus isolate bHaeMex1 chromosome 5, bHaeMex1.pri, whole genome shotgun sequence genome contains a region encoding:
- the LOC132328041 gene encoding inositol 1,4,5-trisphosphate receptor-interacting protein-like 1, whose amino-acid sequence MDTWVLWLLLLQIAVPYPQPVGDGLDEVTRLRTEVRAKLREEETIGLEREVEQLVLKQGAWAWGDLLFSAWQHWQVWALAGLLLLLLALWYWGRKRSLRREEREEGHGGGNEEGVEIVDANEEDVGNEEEGDSDLDGEESDSDDGRAQEVDNAAANEERDGAANEVGHEAANAANANDAGNEVEQYRHCADNFGRIVMERIQWPVQDLQEGCMWTRTLMEHFAIYFRRVLSNSFYPVLQGAIGVGSAFEGWSPREQDVVYQVLIPMTPPRGHSFHLELGTAGQRRLRNFHVRVQQECTCTREQQDKNMLCFLHHPEEELRRCQDPSLLHTLCTGSYLDVEKTARWFYQLVRAIWPALLESHRWHLVLLPSRRSCQLKVTNGRESYRIELLFGVRQGNSDVFVSSQPRQAHTSSTIWPESYAVAEMKFFRYIARRAPPDSLHLKCLQFFTRLQLGLGFSTYTIKTIVMHMLSVLPSSQWRRRHFVRRLMDISESLRTCVEMRHLNHFIVGNQRLPQGISLPPEVLMARSRNLFHDLEMDPVAHSQAVSQYVDLHHWLKRILKNEQ is encoded by the coding sequence atggatACCTGGGTGTTGTGGCTCTTGCTCTTGCAAATTGCTGTCCCGTACCCACAGCCCGTGGGTGATGGCTTGGACGAGGTGACACGTCTGCGAACGGAGGTGCGTGCCAAGCTCCGGGAAGAGGAGACGATTGGTCTGGAGCGGGAGGTGGAGCAGCTGGTCCTGAAGCAGGGTGCCTGGGCCTGGGGAGAcctgctcttctctgcctggcagcactggcaggtctGGGCTcttgctgggctcctgctccttctcctggcactgtggtattgggggaggaaaaggagcctgaggagagaggagcgTGAAGAAGGACATGGTGGTGGGAATGAAGAGGGAGTCGAAATTGTGGATGCAAATGAAGAAGATGTCGGaaatgaagaggaaggagacagtGACCTGGATGGGGAGGAAAGCGACAGTGATGACGGCCGGGCCCAGGAGGTCGACAATGCTGCTGCGAATGAAGAACGTGATGGTGCTGCGAATGAAGTTGGCCATGAGGCTGCAAATGCAGCAAACGCCAATGATGCTGGAAATGAAGTGGAACAATACCGCCATTGTGCCGATAACTTTGGAAGGATCGTGATGGAGCGCATACAGTGGCCtgtgcaggacctgcaggaaGGATGCATGTGGACAAGAACCCTGATGGAGCATTTTGCAATTTACTTTCGACGGGTCTTGTCCAACAGTTTCTATCCGGTGCTGCAAGGAGCTATcggggtgggcagtgccttCGAAGGTTGGAGTCCCCGTGAGCAGGATGTTGTGTACCAGGTGCTCATACCCATGACACCTCCTCGAGGGCACAGCTTCCACctagagctgggcactgcagggcagaggcGCCTGAGGAACTTCCACGTCCGCGTGCAGCAGGAGTGCACCTgcaccagggagcagcaggataagaacatgctgtgcttcctgcaccaccctgaggaggagctcaggaggtgTCAGGATCCCAGCCTCCTTCATACCCTGTGCACGGGCTCCTACCTGGACGTGGAGAAAACTGCCCGCTGGTTCTACCAACTGGTGAGAGCAATCTGGCCGGCTTTGCTTGAGTCACACCGTTGGCATttagtgctgctgccctccagacGCTCTTGCCAGTTGAAGGTGACCAACGGCAGAGAAAGCTACCGGATCGAGCTGCTGTTTGGGGTGCGGCAAGGCAACTCAGACGTCTTTGTCAGCAGTCAGCCGAGGCAAGCCCACACCTCAAGCACAATCTGGCCGGAGAGCTACGCCGTGGCCGAGATGAAGTTCTTCAGGTACATCGCCAGGCGGGCCCCCCCTGACAGCTTGCACCTGAAATGCCTGCAGTTCTTCACTCGTCttcagctgggcttgggctTCTCCACCTATACCATCAAGACCATTGTCATGCACATGCTGAGCGTCTTACCCTCGTCACAGTGGCGCAGGAGGCATTTTGTGAGGCGGCTGATGGATATCAGCGAGAGCCTGCGCACATGTGTGGAAATGAGACACCTCAATCACTTCATTGTGGGCAACCAGAGGCTTCCTCAGGGGATCAGCTTGCCCCCAGAGGTCCTAATGGCCCGGTCACGCAATCTCTTCCACGACCTGGAGATGGATCCGGTTGCCCACTCCCAGGCAGTGAGCCAGTACGTGGATCTGCACCACTGGCTCAAACGAATCCttaaaaatgagcagtga
- the LOC132328042 gene encoding inositol 1,4,5-trisphosphate receptor-interacting protein-like 1 — MDTWVLWLLLLQIAVPYPQPVGDGLDEVTRLRTEVRAKLREEETIGLEREVEQLVLKQGAWAWGDLLCSAWQHWQVWALAGLLLLLLALWYWGRKRSLRREEHVGNEEEGDSDLDGEESDMEQYRHRANNFGRIVMERIQWPVQDLQEGCTWTRNLMEHFAIYFRRVLSNSFYPVLQGAIGVGSAFEGWSPREQDVVYQVLIPMTPPRGHSFHLELGTAGQRRLRNFHVRVQQECTCTREQQDKNMLCFLHHPEEELRRCQDPSLLHTLCTGSYLDVEKTARWFYQLVRAIWPALLESHRWHLVLLPSRRSCQLKVTNGRESYRIELLFGVRQGNSDVFVSSQPRQAHTSSTIWPESYAVAEMKFFRYIARRAPPDSLHLKCLQFFTRLQLGLGFSTYTIKTIVMHMLSVLPASQWRRRHFVRRLMDISESLRTCVEMRHLNHFIVGNQRLPQGISLPPEVLMARSRNLFHDLEMDPVAHSQAVSQYVDLHHWLKRILKNEQ, encoded by the exons atggatACCTGGGTGTTGTGGCTCTTGCTCTTGCAAATTGCTGTCCCGTACCCACAGCCCGTGGGTGATGGCTTGGACGAGGTGACACGTCTGCGAACGGAGGTGCGTGCCAAGCTCCGGGAAGAGGAGACGATTGGTCTGGAGCGGGAGGTGGAGCAGCTGGTCCTGAAGCAGGGTGCCTGGGCCTGGGgagacctgctctgctctgcctggcagcactggcaggtctGGGCTcttgctgggctcctgctccttctcctggcacTCTGGTattgggggaggaaaaggagcctgaggagagaggagc ATGTCGGaaatgaagaggaaggagacagcGACCTGGATGGGGAGGAAAGCGACA TGGAACAATACCGCCATCGTGCCAATAACTTTGGAAGGATCGTGATGGAGCGCATACAGTGGCCtgtgcaggacctgcaggaaGGATGCACATGGACAAGAAACCTGATGGAGCATTTTGCAATTTACTTTCGACGGGTCTTGTCCAACAGTTTCTATCCGGTGCTGCAAGGAGCTATcggggtgggcagtgccttCGAAGGTTGGAGTCCCCGTGAGCAGGATGTTGTGTACCAGGTGCTCATACCCATGACACCTCCTCGAGGGCACAGCTTCCACctagagctgggcactgcagggcagaggcGCCTGAGGAACTTCCACGTCCGCGTGCAGCAGGAGTGCACCTgcaccagggagcagcaggataagaacatgctgtgcttcctgcaccaccctgaggaggagctcaggaggtgTCAGGATCCCAGCCTCCTTCATACCCTGTGCACGGGCTCCTACCTGGACGTGGAGAAAACTGCCCGCTGGTTCTACCAACTGGTGAGAGCAATCTGGCCGGCTTTGCTTGAGTCACACCGTTGGCATttagtgctgctgccctccagacGCTCTTGCCAGTTGAAGGTGACCAACGGCAGAGAAAGCTACCGGATCGAGCTGCTGTTTGGGGTGCGGCAAGGCAACTCAGACGTCTTTGTCAGCAGTCAGCCGAGGCAAGCCCACACCTCAAGCACAATCTGGCCGGAGAGCTACGCCGTGGCCGAGATGAAGTTCTTCAGGTACATCGCCAGGCGGGCCCCCCCTGACAGCTTGCACCTGAAATGCCTGCAGTTCTTCACTCGTCttcagctgggcttgggctTCTCCACCTATACCATCAAGACCATTGTCATGCACATGCTGAGCGTCTTACCCGCGTCACAGTGGCGCAGGAGGCATTTTGTGAGGCGGCTGATGGATATCAGCGAGAGCCTGCGCACATGTGTGGAAATGAGACACCTCAATCACTTCATTGTGGGCAACCAGAGGCTTCCTCAGGGGATCAGCTTGCCCCCAGAGGTCCTAATGGCCCGGTCACGCAATCTCTTCCACGACCTGGAGATGGATCCGGTTGCCCACTCCCAGGCAGTGAGCCAGTACGTGGATCTGCACCACTGGCTCAAACGAATCCttaaaaatgagcagtga
- the LOC132328043 gene encoding inositol 1,4,5-trisphosphate receptor-interacting protein-like 1, with protein MDTWVLWLLLLQIAVPYPQPVGDGLDEVTRLRTEVRAKLREEETIGLEREVEQLVLKQGAWAWGDLLCSAWQHWQVWALAGLLLLLLALWYWGRKRSLRREEREEGHGGGNEEGVEIVDANEEDVGNEEEGDSDLDGEESDSDDGRAQEVDNAAANEERDGAANEVGREAANAANANDAGNEVEQYRHRADNFGRIVMERIQWPVQDLQEGCTWTRTLMEHFAIYFRRVLSNSFYPVLQGAIGVGSAFEGWSPREQDIVYQVLIPMTPPRGHSFHLELGTAGQRRLRNFHVRVQQECTCTREQQDKNMLCFLHHPEEELRRCQDPSLLHTLCTGSYLDVEKTARWFYQLVRAIWPALLESHRWHLVLLPSRRSCQLKVTNGRESYRIELLFGVRQGNSDVFVSSQPRQAHTSSTIWPESYAVAEMKFFRYIARRAPPDSLHLKCLQFFTRLQLGLGFSTYTIKTIVMHMLSVLPVSQWRRRHFVRRLMDISESLRTCVEMRHLNHFIVGNQRLPQGISLPPEVLMARSRNLFHDLEMDPVAHSQAVSQYVDLHHWLKRILKNEQ; from the coding sequence atggatACCTGGGTGTTGTGGCTCTTGCTCTTGCAAATTGCTGTCCCGTACCCACAGCCCGTGGGTGATGGCTTGGACGAGGTGACACGTCTGCGAACGGAGGTGCGTGCCAAGCTCCGGGAAGAGGAGACGATTGGTCTGGAGCGGGAGGTGGAGCAGCTGGTCCTGAAGCAGGGTGCCTGGGCCTGGGgagacctgctctgctctgcctggcagcactggcaggtctGGGCTcttgctgggctcctgctccttctcctggcactgtggtattgggggaggaaaaggagcctgaggagagaggagcgTGAAGAAGGACATGGTGGTGGGAATGAAGAGGGAGTCGAAATTGTGGATGCAAATGAAGAAGATGTCGGaaatgaagaggaaggagacagtGACCTGGATGGGGAGGAAAGCGACAGTGATGACGGCCGGGCCCAGGAGGTCGACAATGCTGCTGCGAATGAAGAACGTGATGGTGCTGCGAATGAAGTTGGCCGTGAGGCTGCAAATGCAGCAAACGCCAATGATGCTGGAAATGAAGTGGAACAATACCGCCATCGTGCCGATAACTTTGGAAGGATCGTGATGGAGCGCATACAGTGGCCtgtgcaggacctgcaggaaGGATGCACGTGGACAAGAACCCTGATGGAGCATTTTGCAATTTACTTTCGACGGGTCTTGTCCAACAGTTTCTATCCGGTGCTGCAAGGAGCTATcggggtgggcagtgccttCGAAGGTTGGAGTCCCCGTGAGCAGGATATTGTGTACCAGGTGCTCATACCCATGACACCTCCTCGAGGGCACAGCTTCCACctagagctgggcactgcagggcagaggcGCCTGAGGAACTTCCACGTCCGCGTGCAGCAGGAGTGCACCTgcaccagggagcagcaggataagaacatgctgtgcttcctgcaccaccctgaggaggagctcaggaggtgTCAGGATCCCAGCCTCCTTCATACCCTGTGCACGGGCTCCTACCTGGACGTGGAGAAAACTGCCCGCTGGTTCTACCAACTGGTGAGAGCAATCTGGCCGGCTTTGCTTGAGTCACACCGTTGGCATttagtgctgctgccctccagacGCTCTTGCCAGTTGAAGGTGACCAACGGCAGAGAAAGCTACCGGATCGAGCTGCTGTTTGGGGTGCGGCAAGGCAACTCAGACGTCTTTGTCAGCAGTCAGCCGAGGCAAGCCCACACCTCAAGCACAATCTGGCCGGAGAGCTACGCCGTGGCCGAGATGAAGTTCTTCAGGTACATCGCCAGGCGGGCCCCCCCTGACAGCTTGCACCTGAAATGCCTGCAGTTCTTCACTCGTCttcagctgggcttgggctTCTCCACCTATACCATCAAGACCATTGTCATGCACATGCTGAGCGTCTTACCCGTGTCACAGTGGCGCAGGAGGCATTTTGTGAGGCGGCTGATGGATATCAGCGAGAGCCTGCGCACATGTGTGGAAATGAGACACCTCAATCACTTCATTGTGGGCAACCAGAGGCTTCCTCAGGGGATCAGCTTGCCCCCAGAGGTCCTAATGGCCCGGTCACGCAATCTCTTCCACGACCTGGAGATGGATCCGGTTGCCCACTCCCAGGCAGTGAGCCAGTACGTGGATCTGCACCACTGGCTCAAACGAATCCttaaaaatgagcagtga
- the LOC132328045 gene encoding inositol 1,4,5-trisphosphate receptor-interacting protein-like 1, with amino-acid sequence MDTWVLWLLLLQIAVPYPQPVGDGLDEVTRLRTEVRAKLREEETIGLEREVEQLVLKQGAWAWGDLLCSAWQHWQVWALAGLLLLLLALWYWGRKRSLRREEREEGHGGGNEEGVEIVDANEEDVGNEEEGDSDLDGEESDSDDGRAQEVDNAAANEERDGAANEVGHEAANAANANDAGNEVEQYRHCADNFGRIVMERIQWPVQDLQEGCTWTRTLMEHFAIYFRRVLSNSFYPVLQGAIGVGSAFEGWSPREQDVVYQVLIPMTPPRGHSFHLELGTAGQRRLRNFHVRVQQECTCTREQQDKNMLCFLHHPEEELRRCQDPSLLHTLCTGSYLDVEKTARWFYQLVRAIWPALLESHRWHLVLLPSRRSCQLKVTNGRESYRIELLFGVRQGNSDVFVSSQPRQAHTSSTIWPESYAVAEMKFFRYIARRAPPDSLHLKCLQFFTRLQLGLGFSTYTIKTIVMHMLSVLPASQWRRRHFVRRLMDISESLRTCVEMRHLNHFIVGNQRLPQGISLPPEVLMARSRNLFHDLEMDPVAHSQAVSQYVDLHHWLKRILKNEQ; translated from the coding sequence atggatACCTGGGTGTTGTGGCTCTTGCTCTTGCAAATTGCTGTCCCGTACCCACAGCCCGTGGGTGATGGCTTGGACGAGGTGACACGTCTGCGAACGGAGGTGCGTGCCAAGCTCCGGGAAGAGGAGACGATTGGTCTGGAGCGGGAGGTGGAGCAGCTGGTCCTGAAGCAGGGTGCCTGGGCCTGGGgagacctgctctgctctgcctggcagcactggcaggtctGGGCTcttgctgggctcctgctccttctcctggcactgtggtattgggggaggaaaaggagcctgaggagagaggagcgTGAAGAAGGACATGGTGGTGGGAATGAAGAGGGAGTCGAAATTGTGGATGCAAATGAAGAAGATGTCGGaaatgaagaggaaggagacagtGACCTGGATGGGGAGGAAAGCGACAGTGATGACGGCCGGGCCCAGGAGGTCGACAATGCTGCTGCGAATGAAGAACGTGATGGTGCTGCGAATGAAGTTGGCCATGAGGCTGCAAATGCAGCAAACGCCAATGATGCTGGAAATGAAGTGGAACAATACCGCCATTGTGCCGATAACTTTGGAAGGATCGTGATGGAGCGCATACAGTGGCCtgtgcaggacctgcaggaaGGATGCACATGGACAAGAACCCTGATGGAGCATTTTGCAATTTACTTTCGACGGGTCTTGTCCAACAGTTTCTATCCGGTGCTGCAAGGAGCTATcggggtgggcagtgccttCGAAGGTTGGAGTCCCCGTGAGCAGGATGTTGTGTACCAGGTGCTCATACCCATGACACCTCCTCGAGGGCACAGCTTCCACctagagctgggcactgcagggcagaggcGCCTGAGGAACTTCCACGTCCGCGTGCAGCAGGAGTGCACCTgcaccagggagcagcaggataagaacatgctgtgcttcctgcaccaccctgaggaggagctcaggaggtgTCAGGATCCCAGCCTCCTTCATACCCTGTGCACGGGCTCCTACCTGGACGTGGAGAAAACTGCCCGCTGGTTCTACCAACTGGTGAGAGCAATCTGGCCGGCTTTGCTTGAGTCACACCGTTGGCATttagtgctgctgccctccagacGCTCTTGCCAGTTGAAGGTGACCAACGGCAGAGAAAGCTACCGGATCGAGCTGCTGTTTGGGGTGCGGCAAGGCAACTCAGACGTCTTTGTCAGCAGTCAGCCGAGGCAAGCCCACACCTCAAGCACAATCTGGCCGGAGAGCTACGCCGTGGCAGAGATGAAGTTCTTCAGGTACATCGCCAGGCGGGCCCCCCCTGACAGCTTGCACCTGAAATGCCTGCAGTTCTTCACTCGTCttcagctgggcttgggctTCTCCACCTATACCATCAAGACCATTGTCATGCACATGCTGAGCGTCTTACCCGCGTCACAGTGGCGCAGGAGGCATTTTGTGAGGCGGCTGATGGATATCAGCGAGAGCCTGCGCACATGTGTGGAAATGAGACACCTCAATCACTTCATTGTGGGCAACCAGAGGCTTCCTCAGGGGATCAGCTTGCCCCCAGAGGTCCTAATGGCCCGGTCACGCAATCTCTTCCACGACCTGGAGATGGATCCGGTTGCCCACTCCCAGGCAGTGAGCCAGTACGTGGATCTGCACCACTGGCTCAAACGAATCCttaaaaatgagcagtga
- the LOC132328046 gene encoding inositol 1,4,5-trisphosphate receptor-interacting protein-like 1 — protein MDTWVLWLLLLQIAVPYPQPVGDGLDEVTRLRTEVRAKLREEETIGLEREVEQLVLKQGAWAWGDLLCSAWQHWQVWALAGLLLLLLALWYWGRKRSLRREEREEGHGGGNEEGVEIVDANEEDVGNEEEGDSDLDGEESDSDDGRAQEVDNAAANEERDGAANEVGHEAANAANANDAGNEVEQYRHRADNFGRIVMERIQWPVQDLQEGCTWTRTLTEHFAIYFRRVLSNSFYPVLQGAIGVGSAFEGWSPREQDVVYQVLIPMTPPRGHSFHLELGTAGQRRLRNFHVRVQQECTCTREQQDKNMLCFLHHPEEELRRCQDPSLLHTLCTGSYLDVEKTARWFYQLVRAIWPALLESHRWHLVLLPSRRSCQLKVTNGRESYRIELLFGVRQGNSDVFVSSQPRQAHTSSTIWPESYAVAEMKFFRYIARRAPPDSLHLKCLQFFTRLQLGLGFSTYTIKTIVMHMLSVLPASQWRRRHFVRRLMDISESLRTCVEMRHLNHFIVGNQRLPQGISLPPEVLMARSRNLFHDLEMDPVAHSQAVSQYVDLHHWLKRILKNEQ, from the coding sequence atggatACCTGGGTGTTGTGGCTCTTGCTCTTGCAAATTGCTGTCCCGTACCCACAGCCCGTGGGTGATGGCTTGGACGAGGTGACACGTCTGCGAACGGAGGTGCGTGCCAAGCTCCGGGAAGAGGAGACGATTGGTCTGGAGCGGGAGGTGGAGCAGCTGGTCCTGAAGCAGGGTGCCTGGGCCTGGGgagacctgctctgctctgcctggcagcactggcaggtctGGGCTcttgctgggctcctgctccttctcctggcacTCTGGTattgggggaggaaaaggagcctgaggagagaggagcgTGAAGAAGGACATGGTGGTGGGAATGAAGAGGGAGTCGAAATTGTGGATGCAAATGAAGAAGATGTCGGaaatgaagaggaaggagacagtGACCTGGATGGGGAGGAAAGCGACAGTGATGACGGCCGGGCCCAGGAGGTCGACAATGCTGCTGCGAATGAAGAACGTGATGGTGCTGCGAATGAAGTTGGCCATGAGGCTGCAAATGCAGCAAACGCCAATGATGCTGGAAATGAAGTGGAACAATACCGCCATCGTGCCGATAACTTTGGAAGGATCGTGATGGAGCGCATACAGTGGCCtgtgcaggacctgcaggaaGGATGCACGTGGACAAGAACCCTGACGGAGCATTTTGCAATTTACTTTCGACGGGTCTTGTCCAACAGTTTCTATCCGGTGCTGCAAGGAGCTATcggggtgggcagtgccttCGAAGGTTGGAGTCCCCGTGAGCAGGATGTTGTGTACCAGGTGCTCATACCCATGACACCTCCTCGAGGGCACAGCTTCCACctagagctgggcactgcagggcagaggcGCCTGAGGAACTTCCACGTCCGCGTGCAGCAGGAGTGCACCTgcaccagggagcagcaggataagaacatgctgtgcttcctgcaccaccctgaggaggagctcaggaggtgTCAGGATCCCAGCCTCCTTCATACCCTGTGCACGGGCTCCTACCTGGACGTGGAGAAAACTGCCCGCTGGTTCTACCAACTGGTGAGAGCAATCTGGCCGGCTTTGCTTGAGTCACACCGTTGGCATttagtgctgctgccctccagacGCTCTTGCCAGTTGAAGGTGACCAACGGCAGAGAAAGCTACCGGATCGAGCTGCTGTTTGGGGTGCGGCAAGGCAACTCAGACGTCTTTGTCAGCAGTCAGCCGAGGCAAGCCCACACCTCAAGCACAATCTGGCCGGAGAGCTACGCCGTGGCCGAGATGAAGTTCTTCAGGTACATCGCCAGGCGGGCCCCCCCTGACAGCTTGCACCTGAAATGCCTGCAGTTCTTCACTCGTCttcagctgggcttgggctTCTCCACCTATACCATCAAGACCATTGTCATGCACATGCTGAGCGTCTTACCCGCGTCACAGTGGCGCAGGAGGCATTTTGTGAGGCGGCTGATGGATATCAGCGAGAGCCTGCGCACATGTGTGGAAATGAGACACCTCAATCACTTCATTGTGGGCAACCAGAGGCTTCCTCAGGGGATCAGCTTGCCCCCAGAGG